In a genomic window of Streptomyces koelreuteriae:
- a CDS encoding helix-turn-helix transcriptional regulator, translated as MLETSARLLRLLSLLQAHREWSGADLSERLGVSARTLRRDVDRLRELGYPVNASPGTGGGYQLGAGAELPPLLLDDDEAVAVAIGLRTAAGQGIEGIGETSVRALAKLEQVLPNRLRRRVGALNAFTVPMLRGPVPDAVDPVVLTELAHLCRDAERLRFEYRGHDGTLSRRSVEPHRLVCTERRWYLVAWDLEREDWRTFRVDRVTPRPPHGPRFVPRPPPAEDLAAYVSQGVSTRVYATHAVVRLLAPLEEAAAHISPSAGVLEAEGPDTCLLRCGAGSLDVMVIHVVMLGFEFEVLEPVELIEAVRRTRDRLDGALARAAQSPPRTADGAGRTPATRTGSGGAS; from the coding sequence ATGTTGGAGACCTCGGCCCGCCTGCTGCGTCTGCTGTCCCTGCTCCAGGCCCACCGCGAGTGGTCCGGCGCCGATCTGTCCGAGCGGCTCGGCGTCAGCGCCCGGACCCTGCGCCGCGACGTCGACCGGCTGCGCGAACTCGGCTACCCGGTCAACGCCAGCCCCGGCACGGGCGGCGGCTATCAGCTCGGCGCCGGCGCCGAACTCCCGCCGCTGCTGCTGGACGACGACGAGGCCGTGGCGGTGGCGATCGGGCTGCGCACGGCCGCCGGGCAGGGCATCGAGGGCATCGGCGAGACCTCGGTACGGGCCCTCGCCAAGCTGGAACAGGTGCTGCCGAACCGGCTGCGCCGCCGGGTGGGCGCCCTCAACGCCTTCACCGTGCCGATGCTGCGCGGCCCCGTGCCCGACGCCGTCGACCCCGTCGTGCTGACCGAGCTCGCCCACCTCTGCCGGGACGCGGAACGCCTGCGCTTCGAGTACCGCGGCCACGACGGCACCCTCAGCCGCCGCAGCGTCGAACCGCACCGCCTGGTGTGCACCGAGCGCCGCTGGTATTTGGTCGCCTGGGACCTGGAGCGGGAGGACTGGCGCACGTTCCGCGTGGACCGCGTCACGCCCCGGCCGCCGCACGGCCCGCGCTTCGTCCCCCGCCCGCCGCCCGCCGAGGACCTGGCCGCCTACGTCTCCCAGGGCGTCTCCACCCGCGTGTACGCCACCCACGCCGTGGTGCGGCTCCTGGCTCCCCTGGAGGAGGCCGCCGCCCACATCTCGCCCTCCGCCGGGGTGCTGGAGGCCGAGGGCCCCGACACCTGCCTGCTGCGCTGCGGCGCCGGGAGCCTCGACGTGATGGTGATCCACGTGGTGATGCTGGGCTTCGAGTTCGAGGTGCTGGAGCCGGTGGAGCTGATCGAGGCGGTCAGGAGGACTCGCGACCGGCTTGATGGCGCTTTGGCTCGGGCTGCGCAGTCACCGCCGCGTACTGCGGATGGTGCAGGTCGAACGCCGGCGACTCGGACCGGATCCGGGGGAGCGTCGTGA
- a CDS encoding ABC transporter ATP-binding protein: MTTISLRHARVRYGPLEALHGVTLAAPGPGLTVLLGRNGSGRTTALRALAGTVPLSGGAVVWDGADVTRVPAYERARRGLCLVPERQAVFGSLSVRENLGLAAPDHIPALDAYPQLRPLLERRAGTLSGGEQRMLALSRALLARARVVLVDEPAQGMAPPVAARTYELLGALDACVVIAEQRLPPGLRDRPAIVYELRRGSVVFAGEAAELRR, encoded by the coding sequence ATGACGACGATCTCCCTGCGCCACGCGCGCGTGCGCTACGGCCCCCTGGAGGCCCTGCACGGCGTCACCCTCGCGGCGCCCGGCCCCGGCCTCACCGTCCTGCTGGGCCGCAACGGCTCCGGCCGCACCACCGCCCTGCGCGCGCTGGCCGGCACCGTGCCCCTGTCGGGCGGGGCGGTGGTGTGGGACGGCGCCGACGTGACCCGCGTACCGGCGTACGAGCGGGCCCGGCGCGGACTGTGCCTCGTCCCGGAGCGGCAGGCCGTGTTCGGCTCGCTCAGCGTGCGCGAGAACCTCGGACTCGCCGCCCCGGACCACATCCCGGCCCTCGACGCCTATCCGCAGCTGCGACCCCTGCTGGAACGGCGCGCCGGCACCCTCTCCGGCGGGGAGCAGCGCATGCTCGCCCTGTCCCGGGCCCTGCTGGCACGCGCGCGTGTGGTGCTCGTCGACGAGCCCGCCCAGGGCATGGCGCCCCCGGTCGCGGCCCGGACGTACGAACTGCTGGGCGCGCTCGACGCGTGCGTGGTGATCGCCGAGCAGCGGCTGCCGCCCGGTCTGCGGGACCGGCCGGCCATCGTCTACGAACTGCGCCGCGGGTCGGTCGTGTTCGCTGGGGAGGCGGCCGAGCTCCGGCGATGA
- a CDS encoding ABC transporter substrate-binding protein produces MGRRSRAAEIIAAVLLLALSAACGSRLPESDFEHDDRTPAPRDSAPLRVGIITSATSPVGGNAFTGPRDGAKAWFDRLNARGGIDGRRVEVRLCDDGGSGVGNNECVHKLVEEDDVVALVATTALDYAGASRVSRARVPDIGGQPIGGAYDTYPHLYGIYGSLAPRDGTTGWDGKLYGGTEVYRYFKREHGARTAAVVSYNQSASAAYARLVERGLRAEGYKVVTEQVDFALPNFRAVAADLKEQGADLVFDAIDSHGNARLCQAMDQVGAQVTAKVTNVQSWTSTVPDDYEDAPRCRNALWATGASRDFDDTGHPAVREFREATKGLKTHSQWQLEGWAAARWFTDAAKSCAKSGITRACVDGYMDRSQGYTAGGLLLPVEFRRLAEPPRTRDTCLSVARWQDGEGWVGQGDMNRTCFDVPQLAYEP; encoded by the coding sequence ATGGGTCGCCGGTCCCGGGCTGCTGAGATCATCGCCGCGGTGCTGCTGCTCGCCCTGAGCGCGGCCTGCGGCAGCCGGCTCCCGGAGAGCGACTTCGAGCACGACGACCGCACCCCGGCGCCCCGCGACTCCGCCCCGCTGCGGGTCGGCATCATCACCAGCGCCACCAGCCCGGTCGGCGGCAACGCCTTCACCGGCCCGCGCGATGGCGCCAAGGCCTGGTTCGACCGGCTCAACGCGCGCGGCGGCATCGACGGCCGCCGCGTCGAGGTGCGCCTGTGCGACGACGGCGGCAGCGGCGTCGGCAACAACGAGTGCGTCCACAAACTCGTCGAGGAGGACGACGTCGTCGCCCTGGTCGCCACCACCGCCCTGGACTACGCGGGCGCCTCCCGCGTCTCCCGCGCGCGCGTGCCCGACATCGGCGGCCAGCCCATCGGCGGCGCCTACGACACCTACCCGCACCTCTACGGCATCTACGGCAGCCTGGCGCCCCGCGACGGCACCACCGGCTGGGACGGCAAGCTGTACGGCGGCACCGAGGTCTACCGCTACTTCAAACGCGAGCACGGCGCCCGTACCGCCGCCGTCGTCTCCTACAACCAGTCCGCCTCCGCCGCCTACGCCCGGCTCGTCGAGCGGGGCCTGCGCGCCGAGGGCTACAAGGTCGTCACCGAGCAGGTCGACTTCGCCCTGCCCAACTTCCGCGCCGTCGCCGCCGACCTGAAGGAACAGGGCGCCGACCTGGTCTTCGACGCCATCGACTCCCACGGCAACGCCCGGCTCTGCCAGGCCATGGACCAGGTCGGCGCCCAGGTCACCGCCAAGGTGACCAACGTGCAGAGCTGGACGTCCACCGTCCCCGACGACTACGAGGACGCCCCGCGCTGCCGCAACGCCCTCTGGGCGACCGGCGCGAGCCGCGACTTCGACGACACCGGCCATCCGGCCGTACGGGAGTTCCGCGAGGCGACGAAGGGACTGAAGACGCACTCCCAGTGGCAGTTGGAGGGATGGGCCGCCGCACGCTGGTTCACCGACGCGGCGAAGTCCTGCGCGAAGAGCGGCATCACGCGCGCGTGCGTCGACGGCTACATGGACCGCAGCCAGGGCTACACGGCGGGCGGACTGCTCCTGCCCGTCGAGTTCCGGCGGCTCGCCGAACCCCCGAGGACCCGGGATACCTGCCTGTCGGTGGCCCGCTGGCAGGACGGCGAGGGCTGGGTCGGCCAGGGCGACATGAACCGCACCTGCTTCGACGTGCCGCAATTGGCGTACGAGCCTTGA
- the cmk gene encoding (d)CMP kinase — MESPTPVIVAIDGPSGTGKSSTSKAVAAQLGLSYLDTGAQYRAITWWMVSNGIDIDDPAAIAAAAGKPEIVSGTDPQGPTITVDGVDVAGPIRTQEVTSKVSAVSAVSDVRARITELQRTIAASAQDGIVVEGRDIGTTVLPDADLKIFLTASPEARAARRSGEVKGSDVHSTREALIKRDAADSSRKTSPLAKAGDAVEVDTTELTLAQVIECVVTLVEEKRAGK; from the coding sequence GTGGAAAGCCCCACGCCCGTGATTGTCGCCATCGACGGCCCCTCCGGCACGGGCAAGTCGAGCACGTCGAAGGCCGTGGCGGCACAGCTCGGGCTGAGCTACCTGGACACCGGCGCCCAGTACCGGGCGATCACCTGGTGGATGGTGAGCAACGGCATCGACATCGACGACCCCGCCGCGATCGCCGCCGCGGCCGGCAAGCCGGAGATCGTCTCGGGCACCGACCCGCAGGGCCCGACCATCACCGTCGACGGCGTCGACGTGGCCGGGCCGATCCGCACCCAGGAGGTCACCTCCAAGGTCAGCGCGGTCAGCGCGGTCTCCGACGTGCGGGCCCGGATCACCGAGCTGCAGCGCACGATCGCGGCCTCCGCGCAGGACGGCATCGTGGTCGAGGGCCGGGACATCGGCACCACCGTGCTGCCCGACGCCGACCTGAAGATCTTCCTCACCGCCTCTCCGGAGGCGCGTGCCGCCCGCCGCAGCGGCGAGGTGAAGGGCTCCGACGTCCACTCCACCCGCGAGGCCCTGATCAAGCGGGACGCGGCCGACTCCAGCCGCAAGACCTCGCCGCTCGCCAAGGCGGGCGACGCGGTCGAGGTGGACACCACCGAGCTCACGCTGGCCCAGGTCATCGAGTGTGTCGTCACCCTCGTCGAGGAGAAGCGGGCAGGGAAGTGA
- a CDS encoding lysophospholipid acyltransferase family protein, with translation MTELPSVRGAEVGRRIGVGLMYGFWKPRVLGAWRVPTSGPVILAVNHSHNIDGPMVMGVAPRPTHFLIKKEAFIGPLDPFLLGIGQVKVDRDTTDRTAITHALGILDSGGVLGIFPEGTRGEGDFASLRAGLAYFAVRSGAPIVPVAVLGSTDKRGRLIKGLPPLRSRVDVVFGEPFDAGDGSGRRTRKALDEATGRIQKQLAAHLENARRLTRR, from the coding sequence GTGACCGAGCTGCCTTCGGTACGGGGTGCCGAGGTCGGGCGGCGCATCGGCGTCGGCCTGATGTACGGGTTCTGGAAGCCGCGCGTGCTCGGCGCCTGGCGGGTGCCGACCAGCGGCCCGGTGATCCTCGCGGTCAACCACTCCCACAACATCGACGGCCCGATGGTCATGGGCGTGGCGCCCCGGCCGACGCACTTCCTGATCAAGAAGGAGGCGTTCATCGGGCCGCTGGACCCCTTCCTGCTCGGCATCGGGCAGGTGAAGGTGGACCGCGACACCACCGACCGGACGGCGATCACCCACGCGCTCGGCATCCTGGACAGCGGCGGCGTGCTCGGCATCTTCCCCGAGGGCACCCGGGGCGAGGGCGACTTCGCCTCGCTGCGCGCCGGGCTCGCGTACTTCGCGGTGCGCAGCGGTGCCCCGATCGTGCCGGTCGCCGTGCTGGGAAGCACCGACAAGCGCGGACGGTTGATAAAGGGGCTGCCGCCGCTGCGCTCGCGCGTCGACGTCGTCTTCGGCGAGCCCTTCGACGCGGGCGACGGCAGCGGGCGCCGTACGCGCAAGGCGCTGGACGAGGCCACCGGCCGCATCCAGAAGCAGCTCGCCGCCCACCTGGAAAACGCCAGGCGCCTCACCAGGCGCTAG
- a CDS encoding ABC transporter permease subunit, translating to MSSLTYDLTLAGLSVGSAAALTGIGLIVTYRATGVLNFAHGAIAMVCAYVLRQCVVEWGWPLWLGATVTLLVLAPGLGVVLERFVFRPLAVLGGDPAQTLVASIGVFVLLVGGAALLWGQGAREDAPELVPDEPWGQLTVVLVLAAGVAVVVRRTRFGRELRAVVDDRQLAVLGGIDADRVAAAGWAFGSFTAGLTGVLLAPYVRLDPYGLPLLVMEVVAVAVAARMRSLPVAVVVALAVGVAQSQLTRLHPSGWGEPLLQAVGTNLFVVALLIAALVLPGVGTRDALPRTATARVPTPPGAWIVAAVLFLLPLGLAGRDLHTSVQVPALAVILLSLVVVTGRGGQISLGQAAYAGLGALFTALLAAGRFPGLPRLPELAALAVAVVLVAPLGLLTGWPAIGRRGLALALATFAVGVGVSRFVFAQPYATSGLTLGRPAGFDGDRAYYVLELLLLAVALLATHALRRGRTGRALAAMRDHERGAQAAGVRVPSLKLLAFVAGAALAALGGGMLGMGLRAFDAAAYDPVRGLLWFAAVVVLGADSTLGALAAAALLVGLDAGTRGGVAAALIGVLAILVGRFPGGPYEALRTAAERLRLRRTPALTPLGARARALLRPAEPGAARPAPVPTGATATGAAGTAPHDSGSRPSVPPDTPASPAPAAPLLTARRLHARYGGFTALDGVDLDLSPGRITAVVGPNGAGKSTLFHCLAGTLRPARGTVRLAGRDITALPAHARSRLGVARTFQQLAVFPSLTVAENVRVGAEQGRVTDPGAVERTLRMLGLDGPVRALPAAGLPTGTLRRVELARVLAGGPRVLLLDEPAAGLDSAEVAALARVLKALAADGTALLVVEHDLDLVAGLADVVHVMTAGRIVASGPPEHVLDALGTAAGR from the coding sequence ATGTCCTCGCTGACGTACGACCTCACCCTGGCCGGCCTCTCGGTGGGCAGCGCGGCGGCGCTGACCGGGATCGGCCTGATCGTGACGTACCGAGCCACCGGCGTGCTCAACTTCGCGCACGGCGCGATCGCGATGGTGTGCGCGTATGTGCTGCGGCAGTGCGTGGTCGAGTGGGGCTGGCCGCTGTGGCTCGGGGCGACGGTGACCCTGCTGGTGCTGGCGCCGGGGCTGGGGGTCGTACTGGAGCGGTTCGTCTTCCGGCCGCTGGCGGTGCTCGGCGGTGATCCGGCACAGACGCTGGTGGCGTCCATCGGGGTGTTCGTGCTGCTGGTGGGCGGGGCGGCGCTGCTGTGGGGGCAGGGGGCGCGTGAGGACGCGCCGGAGCTGGTGCCGGACGAGCCGTGGGGACAGCTGACGGTGGTGCTGGTGCTGGCGGCCGGGGTGGCGGTGGTGGTCCGCCGGACGCGGTTCGGGCGGGAGCTGCGGGCCGTGGTGGACGACCGGCAGCTCGCCGTGCTGGGCGGCATCGACGCGGACCGGGTCGCGGCGGCGGGCTGGGCGTTCGGCTCGTTCACGGCGGGTCTGACGGGTGTGCTGCTGGCGCCGTACGTGCGTCTCGACCCGTACGGGCTGCCGCTGCTCGTGATGGAGGTCGTGGCGGTCGCGGTGGCCGCGCGGATGCGGAGCCTGCCGGTCGCGGTGGTGGTGGCGCTGGCCGTCGGGGTGGCGCAGAGTCAGCTCACGCGGCTGCATCCGTCGGGCTGGGGCGAGCCGCTGCTCCAGGCCGTGGGCACGAACCTGTTCGTCGTCGCGCTGCTGATCGCGGCCCTGGTGCTGCCGGGCGTGGGCACCCGGGACGCGCTGCCGCGCACCGCCACCGCCCGGGTCCCGACCCCGCCCGGCGCGTGGATCGTGGCGGCCGTGCTGTTCCTGCTGCCGCTGGGCCTGGCCGGCCGGGACCTGCACACCTCGGTCCAGGTGCCGGCGCTGGCCGTGATCCTGCTGTCCCTGGTGGTGGTCACCGGCCGGGGCGGCCAGATCTCGCTGGGCCAGGCGGCGTACGCGGGTCTGGGCGCCCTGTTCACCGCGCTGCTGGCGGCGGGCCGTTTCCCGGGGCTGCCCCGGCTGCCGGAGCTGGCGGCCCTCGCGGTGGCGGTCGTCCTGGTGGCGCCGCTGGGCCTGCTCACCGGCTGGCCGGCGATCGGCCGCCGGGGCCTGGCGCTGGCGCTGGCGACCTTCGCGGTCGGCGTGGGGGTGAGCCGGTTCGTCTTCGCCCAGCCGTACGCCACATCGGGCCTGACGCTGGGCCGCCCGGCAGGCTTCGACGGGGACCGTGCCTACTACGTCCTGGAGCTGCTCCTGCTGGCGGTCGCGCTGCTGGCCACGCACGCCCTGCGCCGAGGGCGGACGGGCCGGGCCCTGGCGGCCATGCGGGACCACGAGCGGGGCGCGCAGGCGGCGGGCGTCCGGGTGCCGTCCCTCAAGCTGCTGGCCTTCGTCGCGGGCGCCGCGCTCGCCGCGCTGGGCGGCGGCATGCTCGGCATGGGCCTGCGGGCCTTCGACGCCGCCGCGTACGACCCGGTGCGCGGACTGCTGTGGTTCGCGGCGGTCGTGGTGCTGGGCGCCGACAGCACCCTCGGCGCCCTCGCCGCCGCGGCCCTCCTGGTCGGCCTGGACGCGGGCACCCGGGGCGGTGTCGCCGCGGCCCTGATCGGCGTCCTGGCGATCCTCGTGGGCCGCTTCCCCGGCGGCCCGTACGAGGCCCTGCGCACGGCGGCGGAGCGCCTGCGGTTGCGCCGCACCCCGGCCCTGACACCGCTGGGCGCCCGGGCCCGCGCGCTGCTGCGCCCGGCGGAGCCAGGGGCGGCCCGGCCGGCGCCGGTGCCCACGGGGGCGACGGCGACGGGTGCGGCCGGAACGGCACCCCACGACAGCGGCAGCCGGCCGTCGGTGCCCCCGGACACCCCCGCATCCCCCGCCCCTGCCGCTCCCCTCCTCACCGCCCGCCGTCTCCACGCCCGCTACGGCGGCTTCACCGCGCTCGACGGAGTCGACCTGGACCTCTCCCCCGGCCGGATCACCGCCGTCGTGGGCCCCAACGGGGCCGGGAAGAGCACCCTGTTCCACTGCCTGGCCGGGACACTGCGCCCCGCGCGCGGAACCGTGCGGCTCGCCGGGCGGGACATCACCGCGCTCCCCGCTCACGCCCGGTCCCGGCTCGGTGTCGCACGGACGTTCCAGCAACTGGCCGTCTTCCCGTCGCTGACCGTGGCCGAGAACGTCCGGGTGGGCGCCGAGCAGGGCCGGGTCACCGACCCGGGCGCGGTGGAGCGGACGCTCAGGATGCTCGGACTGGACGGGCCGGTCCGTGCCCTGCCCGCCGCCGGGCTGCCCACCGGGACACTGCGGCGCGTGGAGCTGGCCCGGGTGCTCGCGGGCGGCCCCCGCGTCCTGCTGCTCGACGAGCCCGCCGCCGGTCTCGACAGCGCCGAAGTGGCCGCCCTGGCCCGGGTCCTGAAGGCCCTGGCCGCCGACGGCACGGCCCTGCTCGTCGTCGAGCACGACCTGGACCTGGTCGCGGGCCTCGCCGATGTCGTGCACGTGATGACCGCGGGCCGGATCGTCGCCTCCGGTCCGCCCGAGCACGTCCTGGACGCCCTGGGAACGGCGGCCGGGCGATGA
- the der gene encoding ribosome biogenesis GTPase Der, which produces MNDHIQPDGSAASEGAHEHDHGALGDAEFAEFMELAAEEGFDPEDVEGAIEEAGHGPLPVLAVVGRPNVGKSTLVNRIIGRREAVVEDKPGVTRDRVTYEAEWAGRRFKVVDTGGWEQDVLGIDASVAAQAEYAIEAADAVVFVVDAKVGVTDTDEAVVRLLRKANKPVVLCANKVDGPSGEADATALWSLGIGEPHPVSSLHGRGTGDMLDAVLEALPEAPEQSFGTAVGGPRRIALIGRPNVGKSSLLNKVANEERVVVNELAGTTRDPVDELIELGGVTWKFVDTAGIRKRVHLQQGADYYASLRTAAAVEKAEVAVILIDAAESISVQDQRIVTMAVEAGRAIVVAFNKWDTLDEERRYYLEREIETELGQVAWAPRVNVSARTGRHMEKLVPAIETALAGWETRVPTGRLNAFLGELVAAHPHPVRGGKQPRILFGTQAGTKPPRFVLFASGFIEAGYRRFIERRLREEFGFEGTPIHISVRVREKRGAKKK; this is translated from the coding sequence ATGAACGACCACATCCAGCCCGACGGCTCGGCCGCCTCCGAGGGCGCGCACGAGCACGACCACGGGGCGCTCGGCGACGCCGAGTTCGCGGAGTTCATGGAGCTCGCCGCGGAAGAGGGCTTCGACCCCGAGGACGTCGAGGGCGCCATCGAGGAGGCCGGACACGGCCCGCTGCCCGTGCTCGCCGTGGTCGGCCGCCCCAATGTCGGCAAGTCGACTCTGGTGAACCGCATCATCGGACGCCGCGAGGCCGTCGTCGAGGACAAGCCGGGCGTCACCCGCGACCGTGTGACCTACGAGGCCGAGTGGGCGGGCCGCCGCTTCAAGGTCGTCGACACCGGCGGCTGGGAGCAGGACGTCCTCGGCATCGACGCCTCCGTGGCCGCCCAGGCCGAGTACGCCATCGAGGCCGCCGACGCGGTCGTCTTCGTCGTCGACGCCAAGGTCGGCGTCACCGACACCGACGAGGCCGTCGTACGGCTGCTCCGCAAGGCCAACAAGCCGGTGGTGCTCTGCGCCAACAAGGTCGACGGCCCGAGCGGCGAGGCCGACGCGACCGCGCTGTGGTCCCTCGGCATCGGCGAGCCGCACCCGGTCTCCTCGCTGCACGGCCGCGGCACCGGCGACATGCTGGACGCCGTCCTGGAGGCCCTGCCGGAGGCGCCCGAGCAGAGCTTCGGCACCGCCGTCGGCGGCCCGCGCCGGATCGCGCTGATCGGCCGCCCGAACGTCGGCAAGTCCTCGCTGCTGAACAAGGTGGCGAACGAGGAGCGCGTCGTCGTCAACGAGCTGGCGGGCACCACCCGTGACCCGGTCGACGAGCTGATCGAACTCGGCGGCGTCACCTGGAAGTTCGTCGACACGGCGGGTATCCGCAAGCGCGTCCACCTCCAGCAGGGCGCCGACTACTACGCCTCGCTGCGCACCGCCGCCGCCGTCGAGAAGGCGGAGGTGGCCGTCATCCTCATCGACGCCGCCGAGTCGATCTCGGTGCAGGACCAGCGGATCGTCACCATGGCCGTGGAGGCGGGCCGAGCGATCGTCGTCGCCTTCAACAAGTGGGACACCCTCGACGAGGAGCGCCGCTACTACCTGGAGCGGGAGATCGAGACCGAGCTCGGCCAGGTGGCGTGGGCCCCGCGGGTGAACGTCTCGGCGCGCACCGGGCGGCACATGGAGAAGCTGGTCCCGGCGATCGAGACGGCCCTGGCGGGCTGGGAGACCCGGGTCCCGACGGGCCGGCTGAACGCCTTCCTCGGTGAGCTGGTAGCCGCCCATCCGCACCCGGTCCGGGGCGGCAAGCAGCCGCGCATCCTGTTCGGCACCCAGGCGGGCACCAAGCCGCCGCGGTTCGTGCTGTTCGCCTCCGGCTTCATCGAGGCCGGCTACCGGCGCTTCATCGAGCGCCGGCTGCGCGAGGAGTTCGGCTTCGAGGGCACGCCGATCCACATCTCGGTGCGGGTGCGTGAGAAGCGCGGCGCGAAGAAGAAGTAG
- a CDS encoding LysM peptidoglycan-binding domain-containing protein, whose translation MSECADTTRDSARKNPVRTTAVLAGAALLAPLGLLAATGNAAAADSGVWDRIAQCESGGNWHINTGNGYYGGLQFAPSTWSAYGGTAYAATADRASKSQQIAVATKVQRAQGWGAWPTCSARAGASGSAPAASAADPVTSQPAPEKQWKAPERSAPHPNRSTSRGDYTVREGDTLSGVATRHGTTWQRLYAANKSAIGADPNMIVPGLRLAI comes from the coding sequence ATGTCCGAATGTGCCGATACCACCCGCGACAGCGCCCGGAAGAACCCGGTTCGTACGACGGCGGTCCTCGCCGGGGCGGCTCTGCTCGCGCCCCTCGGACTGCTGGCGGCCACCGGCAACGCCGCGGCGGCTGACAGCGGGGTGTGGGACCGCATCGCCCAGTGCGAGAGCGGCGGCAACTGGCACATCAACACCGGCAACGGCTACTACGGCGGACTCCAGTTCGCCCCGTCGACCTGGAGCGCCTACGGCGGCACGGCCTACGCGGCCACCGCCGACCGGGCGAGCAAGTCCCAGCAGATCGCCGTCGCCACCAAGGTCCAGCGCGCCCAGGGCTGGGGCGCCTGGCCGACCTGCTCGGCTCGCGCCGGGGCGAGCGGAAGCGCACCCGCGGCTTCCGCCGCCGACCCGGTCACCTCCCAGCCCGCTCCGGAGAAGCAGTGGAAGGCGCCGGAGCGTTCCGCGCCGCACCCGAACCGCAGCACGTCCCGCGGCGACTACACCGTCCGCGAGGGCGACACCCTGAGCGGCGTCGCCACCCGGCACGGAACCACCTGGCAGCGCCTCTACGCCGCCAACAAAAGCGCCATCGGCGCAGACCCCAACATGATCGTGCCCGGCCTGCGTCTCGCCATCTGA